From the genome of Verrucomicrobiia bacterium, one region includes:
- a CDS encoding SlyX family protein, whose product MDESSNQRFERLESLVAHLERQVEALNEVVIEQGKLTQQLKKELHRASTAMQSLELERIKANNPKPPHYS is encoded by the coding sequence ATGGATGAATCCAGCAACCAGCGTTTTGAGCGGCTCGAAAGTCTCGTGGCCCATCTGGAACGACAGGTCGAGGCGCTGAACGAGGTGGTGATTGAACAGGGTAAACTGACGCAGCAGTTGAAAAAGGAGCTGCATCGGGCCAGCACCGCGATGCAGTCTTTGGAGCTGGAACGCATCAAGGCCAACAATCCCAAACCGCCGCATTATTCGTAG
- the aepY gene encoding phosphonopyruvate decarboxylase, translated as MLNARFFIEHLRGLNYAQYAGVPCSFLKPFINYVIDDPSLDYVGATSEGEAVGFTLGAYLGGRKTVTMCQNSGLGNMVNPLTSLNHPFRVPTLLITTWRGQPGVDDEPQHVHMGHVTHRLLEAIEIPWLPFPATEAEIPTVMAQVETSLTERQRPFALVMKKDTVAPHQLTRRPQITVVNTATQFSAAASSTERLTRTQAIELILSELSGREAMVATTGMTGRELFTLADRANQLYVVGGMGTASAIGFGIAHVLPHQPVVVLDGDGAALMKLGNFASIGYYQPKNLLHIVLDNEVHDSTGGQQTSSPVARFAAIAAATNYQNAHAADRADDVRASLRHLRQTPGPSLLHIKIKPGSPKSIGRPTVPPHEVKERFMQFLRSNQPSVASAA; from the coding sequence ATGCTGAATGCCCGCTTCTTCATTGAACACCTGCGCGGCCTGAATTACGCGCAATATGCCGGCGTGCCGTGCTCGTTCCTCAAACCGTTCATCAATTACGTCATTGATGATCCGTCGCTGGATTACGTCGGCGCCACCAGCGAAGGCGAAGCCGTCGGCTTCACGCTGGGCGCCTACCTTGGCGGACGCAAGACCGTGACGATGTGCCAGAACTCAGGCCTCGGGAACATGGTGAATCCGTTGACGTCGCTCAACCATCCGTTTCGCGTGCCCACGTTGCTGATCACGACCTGGCGCGGGCAACCCGGCGTGGATGACGAACCGCAGCACGTTCACATGGGGCACGTAACGCACCGATTGCTGGAAGCGATTGAAATTCCCTGGCTGCCGTTTCCCGCCACCGAAGCGGAAATTCCAACGGTGATGGCGCAGGTCGAAACCAGCCTGACGGAACGACAACGACCGTTCGCGCTCGTGATGAAAAAGGACACCGTCGCGCCGCATCAATTAACGCGGCGCCCGCAGATCACCGTGGTCAATACCGCGACGCAATTCAGCGCCGCCGCGTCATCCACCGAACGGCTGACGCGCACCCAGGCCATCGAATTGATCCTTAGCGAACTGAGCGGACGGGAAGCCATGGTGGCGACCACGGGCATGACGGGGCGCGAGTTGTTCACGCTGGCGGATCGCGCGAACCAGCTTTACGTCGTGGGCGGCATGGGCACGGCTTCGGCCATTGGTTTTGGCATTGCGCACGTCCTGCCGCACCAGCCAGTCGTAGTGCTGGACGGCGACGGCGCCGCCCTGATGAAGCTGGGCAACTTCGCCAGCATTGGCTATTACCAACCGAAAAATTTACTGCACATCGTGCTCGACAACGAAGTGCATGACTCCACCGGCGGCCAGCAAACCTCCTCGCCCGTGGCGCGGTTCGCCGCCATCGCGGCGGCCACCAATTATCAAAATGCGCACGCCGCGGATCGCGCGGACGACGTGCGGGCGAGCCTGCGCCATTTGCGGCAGACTCCCGGGCCATCGTTGTTGCACATTAAAATCAAACCAGGCTCGCCCAAGAGCATCGGGCGCCCGACGGTGCCGCCGCATGAAGTGAAGGAGCGGTTTATGCAGTTCCTGCGCTCCAATCAACCCTCCGTTGCATCAGCCGCATGA
- a CDS encoding GNAT family N-acetyltransferase: MERRTKTSKKRKPRSAPSVQIRLMELADLPPVFELGQKLFTAEKLPTLYRSWDDDEVLELFGSDGETCLVAEVDGRLVGFALGAMMEKPRNAWRYGWLEWLGIEPHYKRHGVASRLLARLTEMFIERDARIMLVDTDEGNADALAFFRKKGFNHETKHIYLSYNLTSHPQYREHKEAQD, encoded by the coding sequence ATGGAACGTAGAACGAAGACTTCGAAAAAGCGAAAACCCAGGAGCGCGCCTTCGGTGCAAATCCGCCTCATGGAGCTGGCCGATTTGCCGCCGGTGTTTGAATTGGGACAGAAATTGTTTACCGCGGAAAAACTGCCGACACTCTATCGCTCGTGGGATGACGATGAGGTGCTGGAATTGTTTGGGTCCGATGGCGAGACGTGCTTGGTCGCCGAAGTGGACGGTCGCCTCGTGGGGTTCGCTTTGGGGGCCATGATGGAGAAGCCAAGGAACGCCTGGCGGTATGGCTGGCTCGAGTGGCTGGGGATTGAACCGCACTACAAACGGCACGGCGTTGCCAGCCGGTTACTGGCGCGATTGACCGAAATGTTCATTGAACGCGATGCGCGCATCATGCTGGTGGATACCGACGAGGGCAATGCCGACGCGCTGGCCTTTTTCCGCAAGAAAGGTTTCAATCACGAAACCAAGCACATTTATCTTTCCTACAATTTGACGAGCCATCCGCAATACCGCGAACACAAAGAGGCGCAGGACTGA
- the thiH gene encoding 2-iminoacetate synthase ThiH, whose translation MSFVAEFNSLPIQSLLRRAREASTATVREALGKSTLSLTDFTQLISPAAGEKLEMLGHRSQQLTQQRFGKVIRLFAPLYLSNECINNCKYCGFSRDNPILRVTLSVPEARQEAEALARQGFRNILLVSGEHPKFVSEGYLAECVAALHETIPSVSLEVGPMDTEAYRDLVTAGADGLVVYQETYDRAVYAEMHTAGPKKNFDWRLETPERAYAAGFRRIGIGALYGLADWRYEAICLAAHAEYLLRHCWKAQLTLSLPRLRPSAGEFEPLTHLSDRELVQLVCAYRLMFPDVGIVLSTRESAALRDGLIPLGITLMSAGSHTEPGGYTGAGRAKVHQTVQGRIVKVGASEWAAPTNGHPTNATGQFNIADERSSQEVAQSIRRLGYEPVWKDWDVALTT comes from the coding sequence GTGAGTTTTGTCGCTGAGTTCAATTCCCTGCCGATTCAATCGCTGTTGCGGCGCGCGCGGGAAGCTTCCACCGCAACCGTCCGCGAAGCGCTGGGCAAATCAACGCTGTCGCTGACGGATTTCACCCAACTGATTTCGCCGGCGGCGGGTGAAAAACTGGAAATGCTGGGACACCGTTCGCAGCAACTCACCCAGCAACGGTTCGGCAAGGTGATCCGCTTGTTCGCGCCGCTGTACCTTTCCAACGAGTGCATCAACAACTGTAAATACTGCGGTTTCTCACGTGACAACCCGATCTTGCGCGTCACCCTCTCGGTACCGGAGGCGCGCCAGGAAGCCGAGGCGCTGGCGCGTCAGGGCTTCCGCAACATCCTGCTGGTTTCGGGCGAACATCCCAAATTTGTTTCCGAGGGTTATCTCGCCGAGTGCGTGGCGGCGCTGCACGAAACCATCCCCAGCGTTTCGCTCGAAGTGGGGCCAATGGATACGGAGGCGTATCGCGACCTGGTGACGGCGGGTGCGGATGGCTTGGTGGTTTACCAGGAAACTTACGATCGCGCGGTTTACGCGGAAATGCACACCGCCGGACCGAAGAAGAATTTTGATTGGCGACTCGAAACACCCGAGCGCGCTTACGCAGCCGGTTTCCGGCGCATTGGCATCGGCGCGCTGTACGGCTTGGCGGACTGGCGTTACGAGGCGATTTGTCTGGCCGCGCACGCGGAGTATTTGTTGCGCCATTGTTGGAAGGCGCAACTGACCCTTTCGCTGCCGCGCCTGCGACCCAGTGCCGGTGAATTTGAACCGCTCACGCACCTCAGTGATCGCGAGCTGGTGCAACTGGTTTGCGCGTATCGCCTGATGTTTCCCGACGTGGGCATCGTGCTATCCACGCGCGAATCGGCGGCGTTGCGGGACGGCTTGATCCCGCTGGGCATCACGTTGATGAGCGCGGGCAGTCACACGGAGCCGGGCGGTTACACGGGTGCCGGACGCGCGAAGGTGCATCAAACCGTGCAGGGACGCATCGTGAAGGTGGGCGCGAGCGAGTGGGCGGCACCTACAAACGGACATCCCACCAATGCGACCGGCCAGTTCAACATCGCGGATGAACGTTCCAGTCAAGAAGTCGCTCAATCCATCCGGCGCCTCGGCTACGAACCGGTATGGAAGGATTGGGACGTGGCGTTGACAACGTGA
- the aepX gene encoding phosphoenolpyruvate mutase, whose amino-acid sequence MEAHNGLSATIVAEAGFKGIWASGLSISAALGVRDNNEASWTQVLEVVEFMSDATNIPILLDGDTGFGNFNNARRLVRKLEQRGCAAVCIEDKLFPKTNSFIGGEKQALAELNEFAGKIKSMKDAQSDPDFCVVARLEAFIAGWGLDEMLRRAESYHAAGADALLIHSKKKTPDQVLAFGRAWQKRCPLVCVPTTYYATPVEQLEQAGYNLVIWANHNCRAAITAMQNVSRTIFQQRSLVSVEDKIATVKEVFRLQRADELAAAEDRYLPRKAEFARAIILAASQGAELGEVTRTAPKAMVRIGNTPLLHKLVSDLRAERIKEIVVVRGFAKNEVRAPEVTFVDNDAYATTAELASLQKAAEWITGEVVLTFGDILFRRYILSNLLADPHDIVVVVDANWQQRPPVGQMDYVTTNRPFSLKYSEDDVMLETVGADLPKDKITGEWIGLIKTTAAGSQRLRTALAELAKRPDFNQLRFDALFRHLLAQPTPIKVHFITGHWLDVDNAETLLEAQNF is encoded by the coding sequence ATGGAAGCACACAATGGTCTCAGCGCCACCATCGTGGCGGAGGCCGGGTTCAAAGGCATCTGGGCCAGCGGCCTTTCCATCTCCGCTGCACTCGGGGTGCGTGACAACAACGAAGCCAGTTGGACGCAGGTGCTCGAGGTGGTCGAGTTCATGAGCGACGCCACGAACATTCCCATTTTGCTCGATGGCGACACCGGCTTTGGCAACTTCAACAACGCCCGCCGGCTCGTGCGCAAACTCGAGCAACGCGGTTGCGCGGCGGTGTGCATCGAAGACAAACTCTTTCCCAAAACCAACTCCTTCATTGGGGGCGAAAAACAGGCGCTGGCCGAGCTGAATGAGTTCGCCGGCAAAATCAAATCCATGAAGGACGCGCAGAGCGATCCGGATTTTTGCGTGGTGGCGCGACTGGAAGCGTTCATCGCGGGGTGGGGACTGGATGAAATGCTGCGGCGTGCGGAATCGTATCATGCCGCCGGGGCGGACGCTTTGCTCATCCACAGCAAAAAGAAAACGCCGGACCAGGTGCTGGCGTTCGGGCGGGCCTGGCAAAAGCGATGTCCGCTCGTCTGCGTGCCGACCACGTATTACGCCACGCCAGTGGAGCAACTGGAGCAAGCCGGATACAACCTCGTCATTTGGGCGAACCACAATTGCCGCGCTGCCATCACGGCGATGCAAAACGTGTCGCGCACCATTTTTCAACAGCGCTCGCTGGTCAGCGTCGAGGACAAAATCGCGACGGTGAAAGAAGTGTTCCGTCTGCAACGCGCGGATGAACTGGCGGCGGCCGAGGATCGTTACCTGCCGCGCAAGGCGGAATTTGCGCGCGCCATCATTCTGGCCGCTTCGCAAGGCGCCGAACTGGGCGAAGTCACCCGCACCGCTCCCAAAGCAATGGTGCGGATCGGAAACACGCCCTTGTTGCACAAGCTCGTTTCCGACCTGCGCGCGGAACGCATCAAGGAAATCGTCGTGGTCCGCGGCTTCGCCAAAAATGAGGTGCGCGCGCCCGAGGTGACGTTCGTGGATAACGACGCGTATGCAACCACGGCGGAACTGGCTTCGTTGCAAAAAGCGGCGGAATGGATCACCGGCGAAGTGGTGCTGACGTTTGGCGACATTTTGTTCCGCCGTTACATCCTGAGCAACCTGCTGGCGGACCCGCACGACATCGTGGTGGTGGTGGACGCGAACTGGCAGCAACGTCCGCCCGTGGGACAGATGGATTACGTGACCACCAACCGCCCGTTCTCGCTCAAATACTCCGAGGACGACGTCATGCTGGAAACTGTGGGGGCTGATTTGCCGAAAGATAAAATCACCGGCGAGTGGATTGGTTTGATCAAAACCACCGCCGCCGGCTCGCAGCGCTTGCGAACGGCCCTGGCCGAGTTGGCAAAGCGACCGGACTTTAACCAATTGCGCTTTGACGCTCTGTTCCGACACCTGCTCGCGCAACCGACGCCGATCAAGGTGCATTTCATCACCGGCCATTGGCTCGATGTGGACAACGCCGAGACGTTGCTCGAAGCCCAAAATTTCTAA
- a CDS encoding serpin family protein, producing MKSKLCLLLVVAIGSNCNLLSAANSSLSELAHANNTFAFKLLKQLSVEQPQASILVSPYSTATALQLVARGAAGRTLREMQQALKISDLSADALNAATKAAAEGLNPKDTNVILTTANALWYRQGVTMKPAFLEASRQFSDVAIRPLDFNNASAAEAIINQWANDQTHGRITAIADGLIDPIYTDLVLANAIYFKGRWHAPFDAKLTKERPFHPMVGPAKNRPMMEKHSRFTYRQGSGYQAVRLPYVGWRLGMYVFLPDPGSNPTKLLRIMNGDNWRRVTIPGFSKRDGWLVLPKFKLENTLDLKPAVQALGIKTAFNAQKKQPDADFSGMFDEPHHLSAVRQKAFVEVNEQGTEAAAVTGLTAKSAGPQSDPPKPFQMIVDRPFLFAIVDAQTEMILFMGLINEL from the coding sequence ATGAAATCCAAGCTTTGTCTGCTGTTGGTCGTCGCAATCGGGAGCAATTGCAATCTCCTGTCGGCGGCGAACTCCAGCCTGTCCGAACTGGCCCATGCCAACAACACCTTTGCGTTTAAACTGCTCAAGCAATTGTCGGTGGAGCAACCCCAAGCCAGCATTTTGGTTTCGCCCTACAGCACGGCCACCGCGCTGCAGTTGGTCGCTCGTGGTGCTGCGGGTCGAACTCTTCGCGAAATGCAGCAAGCTCTCAAAATCTCCGACCTTTCAGCCGACGCCTTGAACGCGGCGACCAAAGCGGCTGCCGAGGGGCTTAATCCGAAGGACACCAACGTCATTCTCACCACTGCCAATGCGCTCTGGTACCGGCAGGGCGTCACCATGAAGCCAGCCTTTCTCGAAGCCAGCCGACAATTCTCCGACGTTGCCATCCGCCCCTTGGATTTCAACAATGCGTCAGCCGCGGAAGCCATCATCAACCAATGGGCCAATGACCAAACCCACGGAAGAATCACCGCCATTGCCGATGGCCTGATTGATCCAATTTACACGGATTTGGTTCTCGCGAACGCAATTTATTTCAAAGGCCGATGGCACGCCCCGTTCGACGCGAAGTTGACGAAGGAGCGTCCGTTTCACCCCATGGTAGGTCCGGCAAAAAATCGGCCGATGATGGAGAAGCATAGCCGATTCACTTATCGCCAAGGTTCTGGATATCAGGCCGTGCGATTGCCTTACGTGGGTTGGCGACTCGGGATGTACGTGTTCTTGCCCGATCCCGGCAGCAATCCAACGAAACTGCTGCGAATCATGAACGGGGACAACTGGCGGCGTGTAACAATACCGGGATTCAGCAAGCGCGACGGCTGGTTGGTGCTGCCCAAGTTCAAACTGGAAAACACACTCGATCTCAAACCGGCAGTACAGGCGCTGGGCATAAAGACTGCCTTCAATGCTCAAAAGAAACAACCCGATGCTGACTTTTCCGGCATGTTTGATGAACCGCATCACCTTTCCGCAGTCCGACAGAAAGCGTTTGTAGAAGTGAACGAACAAGGTACTGAGGCGGCCGCAGTTACAGGTTTGACGGCCAAGTCCGCGGGACCCCAATCGGATCCACCAAAGCCATTTCAGATGATTGTGGACCGACCGTTTCTATTTGCCATTGTGGATGCCCAAACGGAAATGATCTTGTTCATGGGACTGATCAACGAGCTTTGA
- a CDS encoding DEAD/DEAH box helicase: MTSKSFADLGLSPELLKAVAKLGFEQASPIQAESIPVLLSGRDLVGQSQTGSGKTAAFGIPAIEKTDPNLRAVQVLILCPTRELAVQVSGEIHKLALFKRGIQALPIYGGQSYERQFYGLNQGAQIVIGTPGRLLDHLRRRTLRLDAVKVVVLDEADVMLDMGFRDDIEAILQTVPTARQTAFFSATMPRSIRELIEKYARTPQSIQIEQKAVTVATVEQIYYEVDRRFKIELLTRLIDLHDLKLGIIFCNTKRMVDDLVDQLEAQGYQADRLHGDMTQAMRDRVMNKFRKSGMKFLVATDIAARGIDVDDVQVVFNYDLPYDVEDYVHRIGRTGRAGRSGRAISFVSGRELFQIRNIERYTNQRIQRGRIPTAAEVEDAREDLFLGKIRTALGAGDFKRNEFLVERLLEEGFSSADIASACLTLLQTESGDEPAGATKSEPPKRAARFDADTRRPDRRGPTENRGVQTDRRERTRSPFRPDASKPTAPSSWSRPAATAPDQSRVKAAPPRNTTAPVTTSTPAENPVKTVVGEPQSPASAKAPGSDVPPPPAKPRVVPPRPTPVSTAPESKAPAAPTKAAAVKTYSDEEILASVKSPMPVPAKSGSSPHLPPWATKKRDRVPPAKAPRPSRATPKHQTRLWMSLGAAHQIRPADIVTAISGETGLPAKVVGTVDIREKHLFVDVDQENANIIVSRLKRAQIKGHKVKVKVA; the protein is encoded by the coding sequence ATGACATCCAAATCCTTCGCCGATCTCGGCCTCTCTCCGGAACTGCTCAAAGCCGTCGCCAAGCTGGGCTTCGAGCAGGCTTCACCCATTCAGGCCGAATCCATTCCCGTGCTTTTATCGGGGCGCGATCTGGTGGGGCAATCGCAAACCGGCTCCGGAAAAACGGCGGCGTTCGGCATCCCCGCCATTGAAAAGACTGATCCAAATTTGCGCGCGGTGCAGGTCTTGATCCTTTGTCCCACGCGCGAGTTGGCGGTGCAGGTTTCGGGCGAGATTCACAAACTCGCGCTGTTCAAACGCGGGATTCAAGCATTGCCCATCTACGGCGGACAATCTTACGAGCGGCAGTTCTACGGCCTTAACCAGGGCGCGCAAATCGTCATCGGCACGCCGGGACGGCTGCTGGATCATTTGCGCCGCCGTACCTTGCGACTCGACGCGGTCAAAGTGGTGGTGCTGGATGAAGCGGACGTCATGTTGGACATGGGTTTCCGCGACGACATCGAGGCGATTCTGCAAACGGTGCCGACCGCGCGACAGACCGCATTTTTCTCCGCCACGATGCCGCGCTCCATTCGCGAGCTGATCGAGAAATACGCGCGGACGCCACAGAGCATCCAAATTGAACAGAAGGCGGTGACGGTGGCGACGGTCGAGCAGATTTATTACGAGGTGGATCGTCGGTTCAAAATCGAATTGCTGACGCGCCTGATTGATCTGCACGACCTCAAGCTGGGCATCATTTTTTGCAACACCAAACGCATGGTGGACGACCTCGTGGATCAGTTGGAAGCTCAGGGATATCAAGCGGACCGGCTGCACGGCGACATGACTCAGGCCATGCGCGATCGGGTCATGAACAAGTTCCGCAAGTCGGGCATGAAATTTCTGGTGGCCACGGACATCGCGGCGCGGGGTATTGACGTGGACGATGTGCAGGTGGTGTTCAATTATGATCTGCCCTACGACGTGGAAGATTACGTGCATCGCATCGGTCGCACCGGGCGGGCGGGTCGCAGCGGGCGGGCGATCTCCTTTGTCTCCGGGCGCGAGTTATTTCAAATCCGCAACATCGAGCGCTACACCAATCAGCGCATTCAGCGCGGTCGCATTCCAACCGCCGCTGAAGTTGAAGACGCGCGGGAGGATTTGTTTCTCGGAAAAATTCGCACGGCTTTGGGGGCGGGCGATTTCAAGCGAAATGAATTTTTGGTGGAACGCTTGTTGGAAGAGGGTTTTTCTTCCGCGGACATCGCCAGCGCCTGTCTAACGCTTTTGCAGACGGAATCCGGCGATGAACCTGCCGGCGCCACGAAATCAGAACCGCCAAAACGAGCGGCCCGGTTTGATGCCGACACCCGGCGCCCGGATCGTCGCGGTCCCACTGAAAATCGCGGCGTCCAGACGGATCGCAGGGAGCGGACGCGGTCGCCATTTCGACCGGATGCATCCAAGCCAACCGCGCCTTCCAGTTGGTCACGTCCGGCGGCAACGGCTCCCGATCAGAGTCGGGTGAAAGCAGCGCCACCGCGCAACACCACCGCACCCGTGACTACTTCGACTCCGGCGGAAAACCCGGTCAAGACTGTGGTTGGCGAGCCGCAATCGCCCGCTTCAGCCAAAGCTCCCGGTTCTGATGTACCTCCACCGCCCGCCAAACCTCGAGTCGTACCGCCTCGTCCGACCCCGGTTTCCACCGCACCGGAAAGCAAAGCGCCAGCGGCACCGACAAAAGCCGCGGCGGTGAAAACTTACTCTGATGAAGAAATTCTGGCTTCGGTAAAGTCGCCAATGCCAGTTCCCGCAAAGTCCGGCAGCTCACCCCATTTACCACCTTGGGCCACAAAGAAGCGCGACCGCGTTCCGCCGGCGAAAGCTCCGCGCCCGAGTCGCGCGACGCCCAAGCACCAGACGCGGCTGTGGATGAGTCTCGGGGCCGCGCATCAGATCCGGCCGGCGGATATCGTGACGGCCATTTCCGGGGAAACGGGTTTGCCCGCCAAAGTGGTCGGCACGGTGGACATTCGGGAAAAGCATTTGTTCGTGGACGTGGACCAGGAGAACGCCAACATCATTGTGTCCCGACTCAAACGCGCGCAAATCAAAGGTCACAAGGTGAAGGTCAAAGTGGCCTGA
- a CDS encoding 2-aminoethylphosphonate--pyruvate transaminase: MSADKLLFTPGPLTTSSTVKQAMGHDAGSRDPRFIALVRDIRERLLQLGGVSQAAGYEAVLMQGSGTFGVESVISSAIPTDGKILILINGVYGERIATMAARHHLATTLLRTEENQLPDLAALDHALAQDQSITHVVAVHCETTTGILNPIEKIGELVRRQRRSFIVDAMSSFGAIPLDLAAAGIDYLISSANKCIEGVPGFSFVLARREVLAATAGRARTLSLDLFAQWQGLEKDGQFRFTPPTHALLAFDQALRELEAEGGVTGRGRRYAANHQLLVTGMRKLGFRPYLAPETQSYIITTFHYPTDARFHFADFYQRLFEKGFVIYPGKLTRLDCFRIGNIGRIGAAEIRSLLTAIAETLHELELPVPLPA, translated from the coding sequence ATGAGCGCCGATAAACTGCTGTTCACTCCCGGCCCGCTGACCACCAGTTCCACGGTCAAGCAAGCCATGGGGCATGATGCCGGTTCGCGGGACCCGCGGTTTATCGCGTTGGTCCGCGACATTCGCGAGCGGTTGCTGCAACTCGGCGGCGTCAGTCAGGCGGCCGGATACGAAGCGGTTTTGATGCAGGGTAGCGGCACGTTTGGCGTGGAATCCGTGATCAGTTCCGCAATCCCAACTGACGGAAAAATCCTGATCCTCATCAATGGCGTGTATGGCGAACGCATTGCCACCATGGCCGCGCGTCATCACCTTGCCACTACGCTGTTGCGTACGGAGGAAAATCAATTGCCGGATTTGGCGGCGCTGGATCACGCATTGGCGCAAGACCAATCCATCACGCATGTCGTGGCGGTGCATTGTGAAACGACAACTGGCATTCTGAATCCCATTGAGAAAATCGGTGAACTGGTTCGCCGGCAGCGCCGCAGTTTCATTGTGGACGCCATGAGCAGTTTCGGCGCGATCCCACTGGACCTGGCGGCGGCGGGAATTGATTACCTGATTTCCTCGGCCAACAAGTGCATTGAAGGCGTGCCGGGCTTTTCCTTTGTGCTCGCGCGACGTGAAGTTTTAGCAGCAACCGCCGGGCGGGCGCGCACATTGAGCCTGGACTTATTTGCGCAATGGCAAGGGTTGGAAAAGGACGGGCAGTTTCGTTTTACGCCTCCGACCCATGCGCTGCTCGCGTTTGATCAGGCGCTGCGGGAATTGGAGGCGGAAGGCGGCGTGACCGGACGCGGGCGACGTTATGCGGCCAACCATCAACTGCTGGTCACCGGCATGCGCAAGCTGGGTTTCCGTCCGTATCTCGCGCCCGAAACGCAAAGCTACATCATCACCACGTTTCATTATCCAACCGACGCGCGTTTTCACTTTGCCGATTTTTACCAACGCCTCTTCGAGAAGGGTTTCGTGATTTATCCCGGCAAGCTCACCCGTCTCGACTGTTTCCGCATTGGCAACATCGGCCGCATTGGCGCAGCGGAAATCCGGTCGCTCTTGACGGCGATCGCCGAAACCTTGCACGAATTGGAATTACCCGTGCCGCTGCCCGCGTAA
- the xylB gene encoding xylulokinase, which yields MRNLLIGIDSGTQSTKAVVVDAKTGEVLGSGSQTYDLIPHLPPGAKEQHPHTWRDAAATAIRQALRSAKASGAQVKAIGVSGQQHGFVPLDADGEVIRPAKLWCDTATAAECDELTRALGGEKKVLRTLGNAILTGYTAAKILWLKKHEPKNFARLATVLLPHDYLNFWLTGERVTEYGEASGTAFFNVKTRRWSKAAISAIDPDLSDKLPRVISSDQPAGVLRSETAQQLGLQPGTLVSAGGGDNMMSAIGTGNTRAGLITASFGTSGTIFACADQPILDPQGEIAAFCDSTNHWLPLLCTMNATVATEMMRLDFGFTHQQFESKAKQVAPGADGLLLLPYLEGERTPNVPDGTGVLLGITPKTFRAGHYCRAAMEGVTLGMNYGLRRLGELGVTAKQIRATGGGAKSKLWRQIMADVFNAEVVTLKVSEGAAYGAALQALWCWRLQQGEKVKISDLTDEFVTLNPAETTTPQKTNVAIYRELQALQDELSRSLRGVFVKHRRFVTAATI from the coding sequence ATGCGAAACCTTCTGATCGGCATTGATAGCGGAACGCAATCCACCAAGGCCGTCGTCGTTGATGCCAAAACCGGCGAGGTCCTCGGTTCCGGATCGCAAACTTACGATCTGATTCCCCATTTGCCGCCTGGCGCCAAAGAGCAGCATCCCCACACTTGGCGCGACGCGGCTGCGACCGCAATTCGTCAGGCGTTGCGCAGCGCCAAAGCCAGCGGAGCTCAAGTCAAGGCCATCGGCGTTAGCGGCCAGCAACACGGCTTCGTCCCGCTGGATGCCGACGGTGAAGTGATCCGCCCGGCCAAACTCTGGTGCGACACCGCCACCGCCGCCGAGTGCGACGAGTTGACCCGGGCGCTGGGCGGGGAGAAAAAAGTTCTGCGCACGCTCGGCAACGCCATTCTGACCGGTTACACCGCCGCCAAAATTCTTTGGCTGAAAAAACATGAGCCGAAAAATTTTGCGCGGCTGGCCACGGTGCTCCTACCCCATGATTATCTCAACTTCTGGCTCACGGGCGAACGGGTGACGGAATACGGCGAAGCCAGCGGCACGGCCTTTTTCAATGTCAAAACCCGGCGCTGGTCCAAAGCCGCCATCAGCGCCATTGACCCGGATTTGAGCGATAAACTGCCGCGCGTCATTTCCAGCGATCAACCCGCCGGCGTTTTGCGCTCTGAAACCGCGCAACAACTCGGGTTGCAACCGGGCACGCTGGTCAGTGCGGGCGGCGGCGACAACATGATGAGCGCCATCGGCACGGGCAACACCCGGGCCGGTCTCATCACCGCCAGTTTCGGCACGAGCGGCACCATCTTCGCCTGCGCGGATCAACCGATCCTCGATCCGCAGGGTGAGATTGCGGCGTTTTGCGATTCCACCAACCACTGGCTGCCGCTGCTTTGCACCATGAACGCCACCGTCGCCACGGAGATGATGCGGCTGGATTTTGGCTTCACGCACCAGCAATTCGAGAGCAAGGCGAAACAGGTCGCCCCCGGAGCGGACGGTTTGTTGTTGCTGCCGTACCTTGAAGGCGAACGCACGCCCAACGTTCCCGACGGCACCGGCGTGCTGCTGGGGATCACGCCGAAAACTTTTCGCGCCGGCCATTACTGTCGCGCCGCCATGGAAGGCGTGACGCTCGGCATGAATTACGGATTGCGGCGCCTGGGGGAACTCGGCGTAACCGCGAAGCAAATCCGCGCGACGGGCGGCGGGGCCAAATCCAAACTGTGGCGACAGATCATGGCGGACGTGTTCAATGCGGAAGTCGTGACGCTCAAGGTGAGCGAAGGCGCGGCTTACGGAGCGGCCTTGCAGGCGCTCTGGTGCTGGCGATTGCAACAGGGTGAGAAAGTGAAAATTTCCGATCTCACCGACGAATTTGTCACGTTGAACCCAGCCGAAACCACCACGCCCCAGAAAACCAACGTGGCCATCTACCGTGAACTACAGGCGTTGCAGGATGAGCTATCGCGCTCCCTGCGCGGCGTCTTCGTAAAGCACCGGCGGTTCGTGACCGCCGCCACGATTTGA